From Lycorma delicatula isolate Av1 chromosome 13, ASM4794821v1, whole genome shotgun sequence, a single genomic window includes:
- the LOC142334146 gene encoding uncharacterized protein LOC142334146, which translates to MNPIYSYKYLWLIEFLIFISLCNDIYAEVKLSKFKISTANEKVNNENIFQRTCEKFGFSQNKIGLYKRCIEMVWSLEPKLNPSDMEEVANNVKSWKISLVDARELLNILIEYKWGVTEYGLFLQHLDKYPDRMNCVKKVMEAMPWEQWKLFCDVKFSKRFETYEIMPLIVTPKEYLEELSHYMKYMHDLVNDWLRPNDLQSTRRKNPTEVEQFGCPYPFVAAVIDFKNKKEGKYSRSDIDDLYRALCFIPYYKKWDLNLFRKLCNEVVNSDDIKVNELKIILEIGAKVVEAIYHFDDSEKLEITHYIMYLNSCEDIRCKKGLSEFLVNIFENTCLDGKTLLDIDHHCLIDKECNEIDLMELLSIISSDIVNISKNQRDCYKNLVFNLYKLYNSDKNKEILNITALIKKNNWNICDYANHLEDVNRLKMKLKDYQDFIKANPNETQLNKLTEILVYISKLEIENIWTKLRKMKVESNYKFVEILQWKDSEIATQSLKYFFSLDKPMDCYIDILKGIILYNIRIGGNLSKDQQDEIYKMLCPIKDDEKVKRIVQFINSDQFLKKTPVEYISALKINYGRINWFS; encoded by the exons ATGAATCCAATTTACTCGTACAAATATTTAtggttaatagaatttttaatatttatcagtttatgcAATGATATTTACGCAGAAGTAAaactaagtaaatttaaaatatcaacggcaaatgaaaaagtaaataatgaaaatatatttcaaagaacgtgtgaaaaatttggtttttctcaaaataaaataggtttatatAAAAGATGTATTGAAATGGTATGGAGTCTTGAACCAAAGCTTAATCCTTCTGATATGGAAGag gtaGCAAATAACGTAAAATCATGGAAAATTAGTCTTGTAGATGCAAgagaattattgaatattttaattgaatataaatggGGAGTAACTGAATACGGTTTATTTCTTCAACATTTGGATAAATATCCTGATAG AATGaattgtgtaaaaaaagtaatggaaGCAATGCCTTGGGAACAATGGAAACTATTTTGTgatgtaaaattttctaaaagatttgaaacatatgaaataatgccATTAATTGTAACACCAAAAGAATATTTAGAAGAATTATctcattatatgaaatatatgcaTGATTTGGTTAATGATTGGTTACGACCGAATGATTTACAAAGTACACGAAGAAAAAATCCTACAGAAGTAGAACAATTTGGATGCCCATATCCTTTTGTCGCAGcagttatagattttaaaaataaaaaagaagg taaatattccaGATCCGATATCGACGACCTTTACCGAGCATTATGTTTCAtaccttattataaaaaatgggatttaaatttatttagaaaattgtgTAATGAAGTTGTAAATAGTGATGATATTAAGGTTAacgagttaaaaattatattagagatTGGTGCTAAAGTTGTAGAAGCAATATACCATTTTGATGattcagaaaaattagaaataacacACTATATTATGTATCTAAATTCATGTGAAGATATTCGTTGTAAGAAAGGTTTATCCGAATttctagtaaatatttttgaaaatacgtGTCTGGATGGTAAAACTTTATTAGATATAGATCATCATTGTCTAATTGACAAAGAATGTAACGAAATTGATCTAATGGAATTGTTAAGTATAATTAGTTCTGatattgtaaatatatcaaaaaatcaaagagactgttataaaaatttggtttttaatttatacaagttgtataattctgataaaaataaggaaatattaaatattacggcgttaataaaaaaaaacaattggaatATTTGTGATTATGCTAATCACTTAGAAGatgttaatagattaaaaatgaagttaaaagacTATCAAGATTTCATTAAAGCAAATCCAAACGAAACTCAATTAAATAag ttgactGAAATATTGGTTTACATTTcaaaacttgaaattgaaaatatatggACTAAACTGCGGAAAATGAAAGtagaaagtaattataaatttgttgagATATTACAATGGAAGGATTCTGAGATCGCTAcacaatcattaaaatattttttcagtctaGATAAACCAATGGATTGttatattgatattttgaaagggataatattgtataatataagaATTGGTGGAAACTTAAGCAAAGATCAGCAGGATGAGATTTATAAGATGTTATGCCCGATTAAAGATGATGAAAAAGTAAAACGCATTGTACAGTTCATAAATTCAgatcaatttcttaaaaaaactccGGTTGAATATATAtctgcattaaaaattaattatggtcGTATAAATTGGTTTTCTTGa